The proteins below come from a single Gimesia alba genomic window:
- a CDS encoding AAA family ATPase, whose amino-acid sequence MANEKRDFDDFLEKLKRHHDVMVDELHKVIIGQDDVIEQILAAIFTGGHCLLVGVPGLAKTLLVSTIARILDCEFKRIQFTPDLMPSDITGTNVLEEEDSGRRSFRFVQGPVFTNILLADEINRTPPKTQAALLQSMQEREVTVGQTTYDLPDPFFVIATQNPIEQEGTYPLPEAQLDRFMFNIKVEYPNLEEEEKILASTSISEKPEIRKVLSAKSIIYLQRQINQIEVGPMTINYVTRLVRATRPSDGSAPAFIKQMVDWGAGPRAGQYLIAGGKAIAAMSGRASVSLNDIRRVAVPVLRHRISTNFQAQAEGMVTEDIVARLIEEIPEPNIPKYE is encoded by the coding sequence TTGGCTAACGAAAAACGCGACTTCGACGATTTCCTTGAAAAGCTAAAACGCCACCATGATGTCATGGTCGACGAACTGCATAAAGTCATTATCGGGCAGGACGATGTGATTGAACAGATTCTGGCCGCCATCTTTACCGGCGGACACTGTCTGCTGGTTGGAGTGCCCGGGCTGGCAAAGACCTTGCTGGTGAGTACAATTGCCCGGATTCTTGACTGTGAGTTCAAACGAATTCAGTTTACTCCGGACCTGATGCCATCCGACATCACAGGAACGAATGTGCTTGAAGAAGAAGATTCCGGCAGACGTTCGTTCCGATTTGTGCAAGGCCCGGTCTTTACGAACATTCTATTGGCTGATGAAATTAACCGAACCCCTCCTAAGACTCAGGCCGCGTTATTGCAGTCGATGCAGGAACGTGAAGTGACCGTGGGACAGACGACGTATGATTTACCCGATCCGTTTTTTGTGATTGCCACTCAGAATCCGATTGAGCAGGAAGGGACTTACCCGCTTCCCGAAGCACAATTAGACCGTTTCATGTTCAATATCAAAGTCGAATATCCAAATCTGGAAGAGGAAGAAAAAATTCTAGCCTCGACAAGTATCAGTGAAAAACCGGAGATTCGCAAAGTGTTGTCGGCGAAATCGATCATCTATCTCCAGCGGCAAATTAACCAGATTGAAGTCGGGCCGATGACGATTAACTATGTCACCCGGCTGGTGCGGGCAACGCGTCCGTCGGATGGGTCCGCGCCTGCCTTTATCAAACAGATGGTTGACTGGGGCGCCGGTCCTCGTGCCGGGCAATATCTCATTGCCGGTGGTAAAGCGATTGCTGCGATGTCAGGACGCGCCAGTGTTTCACTCAATGATATCCGCCGCGTTGCGGTCCCGGTACTCCGACACCGAATTTCCACGAACTTTCAGGCGCAGGCAGAGGGAATGGTGACTGAGGACATTGTGGCACGGCTGATCGAAGAAATCCCTGAGCCTAATATTCCTAAATACGAGTGA
- a CDS encoding serine/threonine-protein kinase: MIFFNKKSPKKKLSEQIVDLRLVTQQEMDACLQELQEKSTDDGKLIRLLERKNLITSFQAGRLKSNEFEDLVLGDNKLMYQNASGSFARVYRAASLTDGRMIGVKVLRQRWAQDPDTVKMFHREAEVCKQFQHKNIVPIFDVGVQDGIHYFTMEFVEGGNLRDFITIRKKLSPTEAIKYTVDICEGLEYANRLGYTHRDMKPTNVLMSIQGVAKLIDFGLAGEDDASGAGEAHQRAVEYGTLEKSTGAPRNDPRSDLYFVGTIFYELLSGKPPFPRTKDVEERKRPSRYSQIPSITTLEPNLPTPIVNVLEKLMAYQPQERYQSATEAIQDLLEVRAQLDDSDSEGKPPANTADVKTAAEQELQMAIAPPTVLCVESRPKHQDVLRDYLTKHGYRVLILSDIDRAMNRIKENAPDCVVFMEDSIGAGAVEAFNNALGMNADLAAVLVLSEKNASVKKTLQKTDRSRILVQPIKIRNLRSKIQKVLQHQLNDSAELTAY; encoded by the coding sequence ATGATTTTTTTTAATAAGAAGTCACCAAAGAAAAAACTCAGTGAGCAGATCGTCGATCTTCGCCTTGTGACTCAACAAGAGATGGACGCATGCCTGCAGGAATTGCAGGAAAAATCCACTGACGATGGCAAGTTGATTCGTTTGTTAGAACGAAAAAACCTGATCACATCTTTTCAGGCTGGCCGTTTAAAAAGTAATGAATTCGAAGATCTGGTACTCGGCGATAATAAATTAATGTACCAGAACGCTTCGGGTAGTTTCGCGCGCGTCTATCGAGCTGCCTCTCTGACTGATGGTCGCATGATTGGCGTCAAAGTCCTCAGACAACGCTGGGCTCAGGATCCTGATACGGTCAAAATGTTTCATCGGGAAGCCGAAGTCTGCAAACAGTTTCAGCATAAAAATATTGTTCCCATCTTTGATGTCGGCGTTCAAGACGGCATTCATTATTTCACGATGGAATTTGTGGAAGGCGGAAATCTGCGTGATTTCATTACCATTCGCAAAAAATTGTCCCCAACTGAAGCAATCAAGTATACAGTCGATATTTGCGAAGGTCTGGAGTATGCCAACCGTCTGGGATACACTCACCGTGATATGAAGCCGACGAATGTCTTGATGTCTATTCAGGGCGTCGCGAAGCTGATTGATTTTGGTCTGGCTGGCGAAGACGATGCCAGCGGTGCCGGCGAGGCCCATCAACGGGCAGTTGAATATGGGACGCTCGAAAAGTCGACTGGCGCGCCACGAAATGATCCACGTAGTGACCTCTATTTTGTCGGTACCATTTTTTATGAGTTGCTCAGCGGCAAACCTCCCTTCCCGCGTACCAAGGACGTCGAAGAGCGAAAAAGACCCTCGCGTTATTCGCAGATTCCTTCTATCACAACTCTAGAGCCGAACCTCCCCACTCCGATTGTGAATGTTCTGGAAAAGTTGATGGCCTATCAGCCGCAAGAACGCTACCAGTCGGCGACTGAGGCGATTCAGGACTTGCTTGAAGTGCGTGCCCAGCTCGATGATTCCGATTCAGAAGGCAAGCCGCCTGCAAATACAGCAGACGTTAAGACGGCTGCTGAGCAGGAATTGCAGATGGCAATAGCTCCTCCCACAGTCTTGTGTGTCGAAAGCCGACCTAAGCATCAGGATGTATTACGGGACTATCTGACCAAACATGGTTACCGGGTTTTGATTCTGAGCGATATCGATCGGGCGATGAATCGGATTAAAGAGAATGCCCCCGATTGTGTCGTGTTTATGGAAGATTCGATTGGAGCAGGAGCCGTCGAAGCTTTCAATAATGCGTTGGGAATGAATGCGGATCTGGCCGCAGTTCTGGTGCTGTCAGAGAAGAATGCCAGCGTCAAGAAAACGCTACAAAAAACGGATCGCTCCCGGATTCTGGTTCAGCCTATCAAAATCCGGAACTTACGATCAAAAATTCAGAAAGTCTTACAGCACCAGCTCAATGATTCTGCAGAGCTCACCGCCTATTAA
- a CDS encoding N-acetylglucosamine-6-phosphate deacetylase, whose translation MELVGRRYDTFEAVSIKINGDKITSIELLPDSEAAGLPFIAPSMFDLQINGYGGIWFNKPGLTVDEVCQVLEKHYQYGITRLCPTLITSSFDDYVSGFTAIREACEAFDWVNQMVPGCHLEGPYISPIQGPRGAHPLDQVRPADWDEFCKLQELSGNRIRLVTLAPEVDNAISFIKKAVASGVVVSIGHTAAEPEQITEAVDAGARLSTHLGNGAHGTLRRHPNYIWEQLGEPRLMASIISDGYHLPASVVRTIIKTKGVENTIITCDASGLAGSPPGIYEEGSVKMEVLEDGPIVIAGQRQLLAGSGVETDTCVTTAIDMAGITLQESLDMAGLNPARLLGFEEIRLEVGARADLILFHYEGPGSRMNLQTTLSGGAVKYGTLLVNS comes from the coding sequence ATGGAGTTAGTTGGACGACGATACGATACATTTGAAGCTGTCAGCATTAAGATCAACGGAGATAAAATTACTTCGATTGAACTGTTGCCCGACTCGGAAGCAGCAGGCTTACCTTTTATCGCTCCCTCAATGTTTGATCTGCAGATCAATGGATATGGCGGCATCTGGTTTAATAAACCTGGTTTGACGGTTGATGAAGTCTGTCAAGTTTTGGAAAAACATTATCAGTATGGCATCACTCGACTCTGCCCGACATTAATCACCAGTTCTTTTGACGATTATGTCAGTGGCTTTACTGCGATTCGAGAAGCGTGTGAAGCATTTGACTGGGTAAATCAAATGGTTCCTGGTTGTCATCTTGAAGGGCCTTATATTTCACCGATTCAGGGGCCGCGCGGTGCGCATCCGTTAGATCAGGTGCGTCCTGCTGACTGGGATGAATTCTGTAAACTTCAGGAGCTTTCGGGGAATCGGATTCGACTGGTTACATTAGCGCCTGAAGTTGATAATGCAATTTCTTTTATCAAGAAAGCAGTCGCTTCAGGGGTCGTCGTCTCGATTGGTCATACTGCAGCCGAGCCTGAGCAGATCACCGAAGCCGTTGATGCAGGAGCACGATTAAGCACTCATCTGGGCAATGGCGCGCATGGCACACTCCGCAGACATCCAAATTATATTTGGGAACAATTGGGCGAACCCCGTCTGATGGCCAGTATTATTAGCGATGGATATCATCTCCCTGCCAGCGTGGTGAGAACCATCATCAAAACCAAAGGTGTCGAGAATACGATTATTACCTGCGATGCTTCCGGTTTAGCAGGTTCACCTCCCGGGATTTATGAAGAAGGTTCCGTCAAAATGGAAGTCCTCGAAGATGGTCCGATTGTGATTGCCGGTCAGCGGCAACTCCTGGCCGGGTCCGGGGTGGAGACGGATACCTGCGTTACAACTGCCATCGATATGGCGGGAATTACATTGCAGGAATCGCTCGATATGGCGGGGTTAAATCCCGCACGATTATTAGGGTTTGAGGAAATTCGGCTCGAAGTCGGGGCAAGGGCGGATCTGATTCTGTTCCATTATGAAGGTCCCGGATCCCGGATGAATCTGCAAACCACCTTATCTGGCGGTGCTGTGAAATATGGGACCCTGCTGGTCAATTCCTGA
- a CDS encoding radical SAM protein, giving the protein MYFKMAKRVLLETDKRLVWKLAYNFGFKGALSVHKHKKRLKRGEFFPPFLYVSVINSCNLRCQGCWVDVAAKQEKIDVEAMSRLISEAKEMGNSFFGILGGEPFMHPQLLEILERHPDCYFQIFTNGQFITDEIAKKLRKLGNATPLISVEGNEIISNQRRGRNDVYEKTMRGIQNCLDNKLLTGVCTSLCKSNIDDLLTEEWVDKLIDMGVMYTWYHIYRVAGPEPNPELALSPEEQLRARKFVVEMRAKKPIGVIDAYFDHNGTALCPAATGLSHHINPWGDIEPCPVIQFATDSIHDETKTLKEKFVQSEFLKDFREVVQQNTRGCIILERPDLLENLVKKHGAKDSTARKQAMQELQNLETRTSQYSPGNEVPEKSLVYRIAKKFFFNDFGVYQGADHSQTAAPGILANQASSTANASDDPPHFIPLEAMKK; this is encoded by the coding sequence ATGTATTTCAAAATGGCCAAACGCGTCTTACTAGAGACAGACAAACGACTTGTCTGGAAGCTGGCTTATAATTTCGGTTTCAAAGGCGCGCTCTCAGTTCACAAGCACAAAAAGCGACTGAAACGCGGTGAATTCTTTCCCCCGTTTCTTTACGTCTCTGTCATTAACAGCTGCAACTTGCGCTGCCAGGGTTGCTGGGTTGATGTCGCCGCCAAGCAGGAAAAAATCGACGTCGAAGCAATGTCGCGTCTGATTTCAGAAGCGAAAGAAATGGGGAACTCCTTTTTCGGAATCCTGGGGGGCGAGCCTTTCATGCACCCTCAATTGCTGGAAATTCTGGAACGCCACCCCGACTGTTATTTTCAGATTTTTACCAACGGCCAATTCATTACCGACGAAATCGCCAAAAAACTTCGCAAGCTGGGGAATGCCACTCCTCTGATCAGTGTGGAAGGCAACGAAATCATCAGCAACCAGCGCCGAGGTCGCAATGATGTCTATGAAAAAACTATGCGTGGCATTCAGAATTGCCTGGACAATAAACTGCTCACAGGTGTCTGTACCAGCTTATGCAAATCCAACATCGACGATCTGCTTACCGAAGAATGGGTTGATAAGCTGATCGACATGGGTGTGATGTATACCTGGTATCACATCTATCGCGTCGCCGGACCGGAACCAAATCCCGAGTTGGCACTTTCTCCGGAAGAGCAATTACGCGCCCGAAAATTTGTCGTAGAGATGCGGGCCAAAAAACCAATCGGCGTGATCGATGCTTATTTTGATCATAACGGCACAGCCCTCTGCCCTGCGGCAACCGGGCTCAGCCATCACATCAATCCCTGGGGCGATATCGAACCCTGTCCTGTAATCCAGTTTGCCACCGATTCGATTCACGATGAAACCAAAACGCTGAAAGAAAAATTCGTGCAATCCGAGTTCCTGAAAGATTTTCGCGAGGTGGTGCAGCAAAACACGCGTGGCTGTATCATTCTGGAACGCCCCGATCTGCTGGAAAATCTCGTCAAAAAACATGGCGCCAAAGACTCCACTGCCCGAAAGCAGGCGATGCAGGAACTGCAAAACCTGGAAACGAGAACATCACAATATTCTCCCGGAAACGAGGTTCCCGAAAAGAGTCTCGTCTATCGGATCGCCAAGAAATTCTTCTTTAACGATTTCGGCGTCTACCAGGGTGCCGATCATAGCCAGACAGCTGCACCGGGCATTCTGGCGAATCAAGCCAGTTCTACCGCTAACGCAAGTGATGATCCACCACATTTCATTCCATTGGAAGCAATGAAAAAGTAA
- a CDS encoding serine/threonine protein kinase: MNASKSSLGRSFSQSFMKSFSRSRLFSKGSMWVWPIAGTVLLLVLAFIVRSVVEQSSKQTVADNLETILNADVAALNIWLEREESLAEVLAEEPRIQKLTAELIDISQQNPDDREALLRSTSLTELRAEFESELEHLGYLDVGLFSLNGRVIASSRDEPIGRADLPIQKSALEKVAQGEATVTRPFESLFARQTDSGELKAGLPTMLAMAPVKDDAGKPIAALALLIRPDVNFTRILSVARAGKTGETYAFDKEGLLLSQSRFDEDLKMIGLIPDREDAHSILNIQIRDPQVDMVSGNRPTLRLADRPLTHMAAAAVQNQSGVNVDGYRDYRGVPVVGAWTWLPEYEMGVATEMDKAEAFRPLYLLRYSFWGLFTLLVVGAIAIFIFTVIVARKEQETRRAVIKAKQLGQYALEEKLGEGGMGVVYRGHHAMLRRPTAIKLLDIEKTTDEAVARFEREVQLTSQLNHPNTIAIYDYGRTPEGVFYYAMELLEGINLDDLVKQFGPLPEDRVIHLLKQIAGSLSEAHQLGVIHRDVKPANIFLTHRGGVYDFVKLLDFGLVKAVDGREQASLTSTNAMAGTPMYLSPEGINHPDQVDARSDIYAFGAVGFYLLTGTTVFEGDSIIEICMKHSQEQPETPSKRLGKPVAEDLEQIIMKCLEKDPAKRPQTAAELVQSLSECQSDGKWTIQDASDWWRQKMEQKLNATLIQSASAVQATTSSSADATLIVNLSKEE; encoded by the coding sequence ATGAATGCATCAAAGTCTTCGCTCGGTAGATCTTTTTCCCAGTCGTTTATGAAGTCCTTTTCCCGTTCCCGACTTTTTTCGAAAGGGAGCATGTGGGTCTGGCCGATTGCCGGGACTGTCCTGTTACTGGTCCTGGCATTCATCGTTCGCTCCGTTGTAGAACAGTCGAGTAAACAGACTGTTGCTGATAATCTGGAGACGATTCTCAACGCGGATGTGGCGGCTTTAAATATCTGGCTGGAACGCGAAGAATCACTGGCAGAAGTTTTAGCTGAAGAACCGCGCATTCAGAAATTGACAGCCGAACTCATTGATATTTCCCAGCAGAACCCGGATGACCGTGAAGCCTTGCTGCGTTCAACTTCGCTGACAGAACTCCGGGCTGAGTTCGAGTCCGAACTGGAACATCTGGGATATCTGGACGTCGGGCTCTTTAGTCTGAATGGGAGAGTCATCGCTTCTTCGCGAGATGAACCGATCGGAAGAGCCGATCTGCCGATTCAGAAATCCGCTTTAGAAAAAGTCGCTCAGGGAGAAGCCACCGTCACGCGCCCTTTCGAGAGCCTGTTTGCACGCCAGACAGATTCGGGTGAATTAAAGGCAGGCCTGCCGACCATGCTGGCGATGGCACCGGTCAAGGATGATGCTGGAAAGCCAATCGCAGCATTGGCCCTGTTGATTCGACCTGATGTTAATTTTACACGAATTCTGTCTGTGGCGCGAGCAGGAAAAACGGGAGAAACCTACGCCTTCGACAAAGAAGGGCTCCTGTTATCTCAAAGTCGCTTTGATGAAGATTTAAAAATGATCGGTTTGATTCCGGACCGCGAAGATGCTCACTCGATTCTGAATATTCAAATTCGAGATCCTCAAGTCGATATGGTCAGTGGGAATCGCCCTACTTTGAGGCTGGCAGATCGTCCGCTAACGCACATGGCCGCTGCCGCCGTTCAGAATCAGAGTGGTGTGAATGTCGACGGTTACAGAGATTATCGAGGCGTCCCCGTTGTGGGCGCCTGGACGTGGCTGCCCGAATACGAGATGGGTGTCGCGACAGAGATGGACAAGGCGGAAGCGTTTCGTCCCCTGTATTTATTACGCTATAGTTTCTGGGGGCTGTTTACACTCCTGGTAGTCGGGGCAATCGCCATCTTTATCTTTACCGTGATTGTCGCCAGAAAGGAACAGGAAACCCGTCGCGCCGTGATCAAGGCGAAGCAGTTAGGACAGTACGCACTAGAAGAAAAACTGGGTGAAGGCGGCATGGGCGTTGTGTATCGTGGTCATCATGCCATGCTCAGACGGCCGACCGCGATTAAACTTCTGGATATCGAAAAAACAACAGATGAAGCCGTTGCCAGGTTTGAACGAGAAGTGCAGTTAACCAGTCAGCTAAACCATCCGAATACGATTGCCATCTATGATTACGGCCGAACGCCCGAGGGAGTGTTTTATTATGCGATGGAATTGCTGGAAGGCATCAATCTGGATGATCTGGTCAAACAGTTTGGTCCCTTGCCGGAAGACCGTGTGATTCATTTGCTGAAGCAGATAGCCGGTTCGCTTTCTGAAGCACATCAACTGGGTGTGATTCACCGGGATGTCAAGCCGGCCAATATCTTTTTGACACATCGCGGTGGCGTCTACGATTTCGTCAAGCTGCTCGATTTTGGTCTGGTCAAAGCCGTTGATGGACGCGAACAGGCTTCGTTGACTTCGACGAATGCCATGGCAGGTACCCCCATGTATCTTTCGCCGGAAGGCATCAACCACCCGGATCAAGTCGATGCCCGGAGTGATATTTATGCGTTCGGAGCCGTCGGGTTTTATCTCCTGACGGGAACAACGGTCTTTGAAGGGGACTCCATTATTGAGATCTGTATGAAGCACAGCCAGGAGCAGCCGGAAACTCCTTCTAAACGACTGGGAAAACCTGTCGCGGAAGATCTGGAACAGATTATTATGAAGTGTCTGGAGAAAGATCCTGCAAAACGACCTCAGACGGCAGCAGAACTCGTCCAGTCACTTTCTGAATGCCAGTCTGACGGAAAGTGGACGATTCAGGATGCCAGCGACTGGTGGAGGCAGAAAATGGAACAGAAACTGAATGCGACGTTGATTCAATCCGCGTCTGCGGTACAGGCAACAACCTCTTCGAGCGCGGATGCTACGTTGATCGTTAATCTTTCGAAAGAAGAGTAA
- the xylA gene encoding xylose isomerase, translating to MEYFADVPKIEYEGPQSKNPLAFKQYNPEEEIEGKSMRDLFRFSICYWHTFRGTGSDPFGAATLQRPWDDGTNSVENALKRVDVAFEFFEKLQAPYYCFHDKDVSPDGETLKEANDNFDRIADKLLEAQERTGIKLLWGTANLFSHPRFMHGAATSPNADVFAYAAAQVKKAMEITHRLGGENYVFWGGREGYMNLFNTDMKRELDHLAQFMHMAVEHAQKIGFTGQFLFEPKPKEPTKHQYDFDAAACLNFLRAYDLQDHVKLNIETNHATLAGHTMMHELVYSSIQGALGSIDANTGDLLLGWDTDQFPTDIYLTTQCMLAILDQGGLAPGGVNFDAKVRRESFEPIDLFYAHIGGMDAFARGAKIAAQIRKDGVLSDFVAKRYASYNEGIGKQIEDGSVSFADLETYMLEKGDSAPNLSGRQEWIENVINEYL from the coding sequence ATGGAATACTTTGCAGACGTCCCCAAAATTGAATACGAAGGCCCTCAGAGCAAAAATCCACTTGCATTCAAGCAGTACAACCCGGAAGAAGAAATCGAAGGCAAATCGATGCGAGATCTCTTTCGGTTTAGTATCTGTTACTGGCACACGTTTCGGGGTACCGGAAGTGACCCGTTTGGTGCAGCAACGCTCCAACGTCCCTGGGACGATGGCACTAATTCTGTAGAAAATGCGCTGAAACGTGTGGATGTTGCGTTTGAATTTTTTGAAAAGCTTCAGGCTCCTTATTATTGTTTCCACGATAAAGATGTGTCTCCTGACGGCGAGACCTTGAAAGAGGCAAACGACAATTTCGACCGCATCGCCGATAAGCTGCTCGAAGCCCAGGAACGAACGGGCATCAAGCTTCTATGGGGAACAGCCAATCTGTTTTCACACCCCCGCTTCATGCACGGTGCTGCTACCAGTCCTAATGCTGATGTGTTTGCATATGCAGCCGCTCAGGTCAAAAAAGCGATGGAAATCACACATCGTCTGGGGGGAGAGAACTATGTATTCTGGGGCGGCCGTGAAGGTTACATGAATCTGTTCAATACCGACATGAAACGCGAACTGGATCATCTAGCACAGTTCATGCATATGGCGGTGGAACATGCTCAGAAGATCGGTTTCACAGGACAGTTTTTGTTCGAGCCGAAACCAAAAGAACCCACGAAGCATCAGTATGATTTTGATGCGGCTGCCTGTCTGAATTTCCTGCGCGCTTACGATCTGCAGGATCATGTGAAATTGAATATCGAAACGAACCACGCTACGCTTGCCGGTCATACCATGATGCATGAGTTGGTTTATTCTTCGATACAGGGAGCACTCGGAAGTATCGATGCCAATACGGGAGACCTTTTACTCGGCTGGGATACAGACCAGTTCCCAACGGACATTTATCTGACCACGCAATGTATGCTGGCCATTCTCGATCAGGGTGGTCTGGCTCCCGGCGGTGTCAATTTTGATGCCAAAGTCAGACGCGAAAGCTTTGAGCCGATCGATCTGTTTTATGCTCACATTGGTGGTATGGATGCATTTGCCCGCGGTGCAAAAATTGCAGCACAGATTCGTAAGGACGGCGTGCTGTCCGACTTCGTCGCCAAACGCTACGCCAGCTACAATGAAGGAATCGGAAAGCAGATCGAGGACGGTAGCGTTTCTTTTGCTGATCTCGAAACCTACATGCTGGAGAAGGGGGATTCCGCTCCGAATCTCAGTGGTCGTCAGGAATGGATTGAAAACGTGATCAACGAATATCTCTGA
- the hemP gene encoding hemin uptake protein HemP produces the protein MSEQRDVERLTPASAPKEESAEVICSDTILKGNQEVLIQHGETTYRLRITQNGKLILCK, from the coding sequence ATGAGCGAGCAACGTGATGTAGAACGCCTGACGCCGGCGTCCGCCCCCAAAGAAGAATCTGCAGAAGTGATCTGTTCAGATACGATCCTGAAAGGAAATCAGGAAGTGTTGATCCAGCATGGAGAGACCACGTATCGCTTGCGAATCACTCAAAATGGCAAATTGATTCTCTGTAAGTAG
- a CDS encoding DUF1559 domain-containing protein: protein MGQHCQLSRKPGKRKRGFTLIELLVVIAIIAILIALLLPAVQQAREAARRSQCKNNLKQIGLALHNYLSAHSAFPPAFCVGPDGTGGYTSGGQWSIHARILPFADGANLYNNIDFTKTYDNQTDLSIAYTRTPFFMCPSEVNDRIRTTSAGAPEHYPISYGYNGGTWRVFTNSSLSGGNGAFYPNSKTKPRDFIDGMSNTLCFAEVKAFTAYNRDGDTGTSSIPGLASGVESLISSGGSNKGNSGHTEWVDGRVHQTGFTSTLPPNSKVAVPGASGALDAGDYTSCREAKSCTTPTYAAVTARSYHIGIVHALLMDGAVRSLSENIDLGTYRALSTRSGGEVIGEF, encoded by the coding sequence ATGGGGCAACATTGTCAACTCAGCCGGAAACCCGGCAAACGCAAACGTGGTTTTACTCTGATCGAGCTGCTGGTGGTCATCGCCATTATCGCGATTCTGATCGCTCTACTTTTGCCTGCCGTACAACAGGCGCGGGAAGCAGCGCGTCGCAGTCAATGCAAAAACAACTTGAAGCAGATCGGCTTAGCATTACACAACTACCTGAGTGCCCACTCGGCATTCCCTCCGGCCTTTTGTGTCGGCCCTGATGGAACCGGTGGATATACTTCCGGAGGTCAGTGGTCCATCCACGCTCGCATCCTGCCCTTTGCTGATGGAGCCAACCTCTATAACAATATTGATTTCACCAAAACCTATGATAATCAAACTGACCTCTCGATCGCTTACACACGCACCCCCTTCTTTATGTGCCCCAGTGAAGTGAATGACCGAATTCGAACCACATCTGCAGGTGCTCCGGAACATTATCCGATCAGCTATGGATACAACGGAGGGACTTGGCGCGTCTTTACGAACTCCAGCCTGAGCGGTGGTAATGGGGCATTTTACCCTAACAGCAAAACCAAGCCACGCGATTTTATCGACGGCATGAGTAATACTCTGTGCTTTGCCGAAGTCAAAGCATTTACTGCCTATAATCGGGATGGCGATACAGGGACTTCTTCAATCCCCGGTCTGGCAAGTGGCGTTGAGTCATTAATTAGCAGCGGCGGATCAAATAAAGGCAACAGCGGTCACACTGAATGGGTTGATGGACGCGTGCATCAAACCGGTTTTACATCTACGCTTCCCCCTAATTCCAAAGTCGCCGTTCCCGGTGCCTCTGGTGCCCTCGATGCGGGAGACTATACATCCTGCCGAGAAGCAAAAAGCTGCACTACTCCGACTTACGCCGCTGTGACTGCCCGCAGTTATCACATTGGAATCGTGCACGCACTGCTCATGGATGGTGCAGTTCGCTCGCTGAGTGAAAATATCGACTTGGGTACTTACCGTGCTTTGAGCACCCGTAGTGGCGGCGAAGTCATTGGTGAATTCTAA